A genome region from Arachis duranensis cultivar V14167 chromosome 6, aradu.V14167.gnm2.J7QH, whole genome shotgun sequence includes the following:
- the LOC107491846 gene encoding AT-hook motif nuclear-localized protein 19 — MANRWWTDPVGLTGVDNSTNSPIKKPDLGLSAPINKHEEQDDNNSDDYPKEGAIELSATRRPRGRPPGSKNKPKPPIFVTRDSPNALRSHVMEVANGADITDSLVQFARKRQRGVCVLSATGTVANVTLRQPTAPGAVMALHGRFEIISLTGSFLPGPSPAGSTGLTVYLAGGQGQVVGGGVVGPLVASGSVMIMAAGGSGGDGYMVGQLSHEGSWGHSRPPPPPY; from the coding sequence ATGGCGAATCGATGGTGGACCGATCCGGTGGGTCTGACCGGAGTAGACAACTCCACCAACTCTCCCATCAAGAAACCCGATCTGGGTTTATCTGCTCCCATCAACAAGCACGAAGAACAAGATGACAACAACAGCGACGACTACCCCAAGGAAGGAGCAATCGAGCTCTCCGCCACGCGCCGCCCAAGGGGCCGTCCTCCTGGTTCCAAGAACAAGCCCAAGCCGCCGATATTCGTCACCAGAGACAGCCCTAACGCACTCAGAAGCCACGTCATGGAGGTTGCTAACGGTGCTGACATCACCGATAGCTTGGTTCAGTTCGCAAGGAAGCGACAGAGAGGGGTCTGCGTTCTCAGCGCCACCGGGACAGTCGCCAACGTCACTCTCCGGCAGCCAACTGCTCCCGGCGCCGTCATGGCACTCCATGGGCGATTTGAGATCATATCTTTAACAGGCTCGTTTCTTCCCGGGCCGTCGCCGGCGGGGTCGACGGGGCTGACCGTGTACCTGGCTGGAGGGCAGGGGCAGGTGGTGGGCGGCGGGGTGGTGGGGCCTCTTGTGGCGTCGGGATCAGTTATGATAATGGCGGCAGGTGGTTCCGGCGGGGATGGTTATATGGTTGGGCAGCTCAGCCATGAAGGTTCTTGGGGTCATTCGAGACCACCACCACCCCCCTATTGA
- the LOC107492002 gene encoding peptidyl-prolyl cis-trans isomerase CYP19-3 encodes MSNPKVFFDIAIGRMKAGRIVMELFADVTPKTAENFRALCTGEKGIGKSGKPLHYKGSSFHRIIPQFMCQGGDFTRGNGTGGESIYGSKFADENFKLKHTGPGMLSMANAGPHTNGSQFFICTAKTEWLDGKHVVFGKVIDGYSVVKEMEKVGSNAGKTSELVVIEDCGQIAEN; translated from the coding sequence ATGTCGAATCCAAAAGTTTTCTTTGACATTGCAATTGGAAGGATGAAAGCAGGGAGAATAGTAATGGAGCTGTTTGCTGATGTAACACCAAAAACAGCTGAAAACTTCAGGGCTCTATGCACCGGAGAGAAGGGGATTGGAAAATCTGGGAAACCTTTGCACTACAAAGGATCTTCGTTTCACCGAATTATTCCTCAGTTTATGTGTCAGGGTGGAGATTTTACCAGAGGGAATGGGACTGGTGGAGAGTCAATTTATGGTTCTAAATTCGCCGATGAGAATTTCAAGTTGAAGCATACAGGACCTGGTATGCTTTCCATGGCGAATGCAGGGCCCCATACAAATGGTTCTCAGTTTTTTATATGTACTGCCAAGACTGAATGGCTTGATGGGAAGCATGTTGTGTTTGGAAAAGTTATTGATGGGTACAGTGTGGTTAAGGAGATGGAGAAGGTTGGTTCAAATGCTGGGAAGACATCTGAACTGGTTGTTATAGAAGATTGTGGTCAGATAGCAGAGAATTGA